The DNA region TTCCTCGCCTCTGTCTCGGTCTTGTGgcagctgaagaaggccgtTGGGGGCACATACCACGAGCACTTAAACGACATCGCCAGGGAGTACGGTGAGTTAGTCGCCTGGCACATCACAACAggctttcccccccccctcttctcttgATCACTTGGTCAGGACTAGAGACTAGACAGAGACACTGGAGAGAGCCAAGAACGCTGATCATCGAATCGCAGGCCCCCTCGCGCGCATAGGGCCGAATGAGCTCCTCTGTACAGACCCGGACTCGCTGCGCAGGATGTCGGCCGTCCGCTCGCCGTACACAAAGGGCGACTTTTACGATTCCGGCCGCATCACCCCGGGCGTCGACAACATCGTCTCGATGCGGGACGAGAACGAGCATAAAGCCATGAGGGCCCGCATGGCTCCGGCGGTAAGTCGTCGCCAGCCCCTTTGCCATTACCAGCGTTGATGTTCTTCCATCCTTTTATCAGCCGGTGGCACAACTACGACTTTTGCGTTCCAAGACAAAATAGCCAGCTGACCATGGCCTCCTCATACACAGTACACCAACAAAAAGACggacggcttcggcttcgagAGCGGCATCAACCGCCAGCTCGCCAACTTCATCCGCCTCATCGACCAGCACTACGTCTCCACCGACTCCGAGTTCCGGCCGCTggacctcgccgagaagacgCAGTTCTTCGCTctcgacgccatcggcgacgTCTCCTTTGGCGGCGCCTTTGGCTTCCTGGCCGAGGATCGCGACCTGTTCCGCTACATCGAGATCAACGAGTCGTCTCTGCCCGTCATGAACGTCGTCTCCGTGTTGCCCTggctcggccgcctcgtccacAAATGGCCCTTCCGTTTGATGCTGCCCAAAGAGGGCGACCAAGTCGGCTTTGGCCGCCTGATGGGGTGAGTGCACCTTTCACGGCGCGACCCTTTTTGCTGTTAGTGATCAGCGCAAACGTTGACATGGCATGGCGCACAGGTTTGCCAGGAACTACGCCGAGATGAGGCTTCAGCCGGGCGCAAGCCCGCAAAAGGACATGATGCAGTCCTTTATCAACCAGGGTCTCAGTCGTGACGAGCTCATCCAGCTTGTTTACATCCACATGTCAGTCCCAGTTATCTCTCGCTCTCTTGCTCTCTTGCTCTCTTACTCTCGGCGCTACTGCTTCATGAACCGACCGCTCATTCTCCTCTGGTAGGATCGCCGGCACGAACTCGGCGGCGCAAGCGATGCGCATGACACTGCTCTGCCTCATCAACAACCCCGTCGCCTACCGCCGGCTCCAGCAGGAAATCGACGACGCATCCGCAGCCGGCGCCATCAGCTCCCCGATCACCAACGCCGAGGCCCTCAAGCTCCCCTACCTCCAGGCCGTCATCCGCGAGGGGCTGCGCTTCTACCCGCCCGTCACGGGCCTCGGCTTCAAGCAGGCGCCCGAGGGCGGTGACGTCCTCAACGGCTACTTCGTCCCCGGCGGCACGCAGATCGGGCAGAATttcttcggcgtcggccggtCACTGCGGGTCTGGGGCCCCGATGCCGATGTCTTCCGGCCTGAGCGGTGGCTCTCggctggcgaggatgagCTCCGGCAGATGAACGCCGCACTCGACACGCATTTCGGCCACGGCAAGTACTCGTGTCTCGGGAAGCCGATCGCCATGATGGAACTCAACAAGGTCTTTGTGGAGGTGAGTCACTTTCGGTCTAGGTGTAgacaggggggggagggggggttgcacAAGCTGACATGATTCCTACTAGCTGCTGCGAAGATACGACTTCACTGTCATGAACCCCGAGAAGCCCATCAAGACTCTTAGCGCCATCTTTTTCGTCGCCAGAGACTTTTGGGTCAGATTGACGAGGAGACCGAAGAACCCATAAACAACTTAATCGTAGACGTAATGCATTAATGACAAACCTATCGTACCTCATTCCGGGGGGCTAGCCGCTCAGGACCCGGCCAGGCCTCCGGGCTCAGACTAGTTTACCGATTTCCGATACGGGAGACTTGCAAAGAAGCTTTCATGCAGACTCAAATACCTTGAGTAAATACTGAATCTCGATGTTGCACTATTCTGCTTGCGCCTTGAGACCGGAGGGTAGCACAACGGGCTCTCGACGCGGCTCAGGACTGCCTGCAATCGCCGTCGAGGTACAATCTCAAAGCCACGACGGAAGTCTTTAGCCTGATATTCAGTCACCGTCTTGAACACTAAAAAAGACTTCAACGAACGCTTCCGGGGGCATCAATCGTGGGCACAGGCAATTCTTCACGTTGACGGAGCTACTTCTGGCGGCGTGGCAGGATCGTGAAGGCCAATCCCCGAACCATCGGAGCCCGGTGACCAATTCTCGAACTGCTTCTTCGGCGCAATGAGATGGCTTCTTTCACCTGGAGAAGCGTACATTTCTTTGTAGCAACGTGACTGACGACGCCACAGATGCGTAGAAGACTACCCGTCAGCGTCTCTGATCATCTAGAGAGGACAAAGATGACCAAAGCGTAACGCGACCTACAGGACCATTATCCCAGTCAATCCTGGCGCCTGTGGGCTAAAGAAAG from Colletotrichum higginsianum IMI 349063 chromosome 4, whole genome shotgun sequence includes:
- a CDS encoding Cytochrome P450; the protein is MAGGLHSLAEAVGDPGYASCSNAPGVLMAKLVGLAAVTAFFVWEFRSWYRLRKIPGPFLASVSVLWQLKKAVGGTYHEHLNDIAREYGPLARIGPNELLCTDPDSLRRMSAVRSPYTKGDFYDSGRITPGVDNIVSMRDENEHKAMRARMAPAYTNKKTDGFGFESGINRQLANFIRLIDQHYVSTDSEFRPLDLAEKTQFFALDAIGDVSFGGAFGFLAEDRDLFRYIEINESSLPVMNVVSVLPWLGRLVHKWPFRLMLPKEGDQVGFGRLMGFARNYAEMRLQPGASPQKDMMQSFINQGLSRDELIQLVYIHMIAGTNSAAQAMRMTLLCLINNPVAYRRLQQEIDDASAAGAISSPITNAEALKLPYLQAVIREGLRFYPPVTGLGFKQAPEGGDVLNGYFVPGGTQIGQNFFGVGRSLRVWGPDADVFRPERWLSAGEDELRQMNAALDTHFGHGKYSCLGKPIAMMELNKVFVELLRRYDFTVMNPEKPIKTLSAIFFVARDFWVRLTRRPKNP